In one Antennarius striatus isolate MH-2024 chromosome 15, ASM4005453v1, whole genome shotgun sequence genomic region, the following are encoded:
- the man2a1 gene encoding alpha-mannosidase 2, whose translation MMKRSKILAFLVGGIFFMALVLLYHMLELTQKRESQIRQKTPDGFVDDDLSLLQQKIDKLEHLISNNGQLVATLRDSLLQRIASMKVGRGGEGADLSSSSKNRLPVPEKLPGNQLAETMKAINGVQLLDVYNLLPFDNPDGGFWKQGFEIRYQGNEWDEQPLEVFLVPHSHNDPGWLKTFDGYYQDQTRHILDNMLIKLTEDSRRTMIWAEISYFSKWWNDIDEQKRDMVKRLLKVGQLELVTGGWVMADEANSHYFALLDQLIEGHQWIQRHLGVKLRSGWAIDPFGHSPSMTYLLKGAGLQDMVIQRVHYAVKKHFARQQILEFIWRQSWDSSPRCDITCHMMPFYSYDVPHTCGPNPAVCCQFDFHRLPGGRVTCPWKIPPQPITEQNVAERALILLDQYRQKSLLFRSNVLLIPLGDDFRFTESREWDAQFTNYQKLFDYFDQHPELKIKAHFGTLSDYFKTLHQFVKAEGTTLPTLRGDFFTYADRDDHYWSGYFTSRPFYKRLDRVLEATLRATEILFSLTLAKLQHLLSDEIVASEFPLHEHFQHLVESRQNLALFQHHDGITGTARDPVVVDYGTRLFHSILNLRQVLQSSAHWLLLLDKNQYHHYESKPFLQMDDVILTQDSLPQKKPLKLSNEPRSLIIFNPTEQSRTSVISIIIDSPDAQVVHKETGQPVAAQISAVWTEPGQESSDAFQLDFVAELPPLSLVIYYVTKASSGSTHRAQYTFYHHGNPPNSLSKHFQVSYPDGSKVYDPLSLSNKHIQIWSSPETGLLQKLRLHSGEVHEIQIQFLWYGTTTKQDKSGAYLFLPGEEGAQLYSSSEPPLVRVSRGPVFSDITSCFKHFTHRVRLYHLDGHAGRYLEISNMVDIRSEVNRELAMRLISNIASGSSFYSDLNGFQMQQRQTLSKLPLQANFFPMTSASFLQDSGSRLSLLSAQSQAVASLRSGELEVMLDRRLNQDDNRGLGQGVTDNKLTASFFHLLLEDRKGEAQKADGSSVEHLSLLAHLTSLNLCHPPITMVTASGSSLPELHPFLPLESSLPCDIHLLNLRTLEDTQKAGYPSQEAALLLHRKGFDTSSPPDLPLTCTWSKKEEVDFDLLDLFSPLLFRSIQRSGFTLLRDDDEPESSWQQNLPHISVLRPMEISAFRVEID comes from the exons A tgatgaAAAGAAGTAAAATATTGGCTTTTCTGGTTGGTGGAATCTTCTTCATGGCGTTGGTGTTACTTTACCACATGCTGGAGCTGACGCAGAAGAGGGAATCTCAGATCCGTCAGAAGACGCCTGATGGATTTGTGGATGAC GATTTGTCACTCCTCCAACAAAAGATTGACAAGTTGGAGCATCTCATCAGTAACAACGGTCAACTGGTTGCTACGCTACGTGACTCTCTGCTGCAGCGTATTGCATCAATGAAGGTAGGGCGAGGAGGAGAAGGGGCTGACTTGAGCTCCTCCTCCAAAAATAGACTACCAGTACCTGAAAAGCTGCCTGGCAACCAGTTGGCGGAAACAATGAAGGCCATCAATGGAGTACAG cTCCTGGATGTTTATAACCTCCTCCCATTTGATAACCCTGATGGTGGCTTCTGGAAACAAGGATTTGAGATCCGTTACCAAGGTAACGAGTGGGACGAGCAGCCTCTGGAAGTCTTCCTTGTCCCTCATTCCCACAACGACCCAG GCTGGTTGAAGACGTTTGACGGTTATTATCAGGATCAGACTCGACATATCCTCGACAACATGCTTATCAAACTGACTGAAGACAGCAG gAGGACAATGATCTGGGCAGAAATCAGTTATTTCTCCAAGTGGTGGAATGACATCGATGAACAGAAGAGGGACATGGTCAAACG GCTGCTAAAGGTGGGCCAGTTGGAGTTAGTGACGGGAGGCTGGGTGATGGCTGACGAGGCCAACTCTCACTACTTTGCACTTTTGGACCAACTGATTGAGGGACACCAGTGGATACAGCGACACCTTG GTGTGAAACTCCGCAGCGGTTGGGCAATTGATCCATTTGGTCACTCCCCCTCGATGACCTACTTACTGAAGGGGGCAGGCCTTCAGGACATGGTCATCCAGCGCGTTCACTATGCTGTCAAGAAGCATTTTGCTCGGCAACAGATACTTGAGTTTATATGGCGACAGAGCTGGG ACTCCTCCCCACGCTGTGACATCACCTGTCACATGATGCCATTCTACAGCTATGACGTCCCACACACGTGCGGTCCAAACCCAGCAGTCTGCTGTCAGTTTGATTTTCACCGCCTGCCGGGAGGGCGGGTCACCTGTCCATGGAAGATCccaccacagccaatcacagagcagaatGTTGCAGAGAG AGCTCTAATCCTGTTGGATCAGTACCGTCAGAAGTCTCTACTCTTTCGCTCTAATGTTCTCCTCATTCCACTTGGAGACGACTTCAGATTCACAGAGTCACGCGAGTGGGATGCTCAATTCACTAATTACCAGAAACTTTTTGACTACTTTGACCAGCACCCAGAGCTCAAGATCAAG GCTCATTTTGGGACACTCTCCGATTACTTTAAAACTCTTCATCAATTCGTGAAAGCAGAAGGAACGACCCTACCAACCCTTCGTGGGGACTTCTTCACATATGCAGACCGCGATGACCACTACTGGAGTGGATACTTCACCTCTAGACCGTTTTATAAACGACTTGACAGAGTGCTGGAGGCCACGCTCAG AGCAACAGAAATCCTCTTCAGCTTGACGTTGGCAAAATTGCAGCATCTCCTCAGTGATGAAATTGTGGCCTCTGAATTCCCGTTGCATGAGCACTTTCAGCATCTGGTGGAGAGCAGGCAGAATCTTGCTCTGTTCCAGCACCATGATGGCATCACTGGCACTGCCCGTGACCCTGTGGTGGTTGACTATGGAACCAG ATTGTTTCATTCGATCCTGAACCTGCGCCAGGTACTCCAGAGTTCTGCCCACTGGCTGCTTCTGTTGGATAAGAACCAATACCACCATTATGAATCAAAGCCTTTCCTGCAAATG GATGACGTGATCTTGACGCAGGACTCTCTGCCTCAGAAGAAGCCACTCAAGCTGAGTAATGAGCCCAG GTCATTGATCATCTTCAACCCAACAGAGCAATCTCGTACTTCAGTCATCAGTATCATCATTGATTCTCCAGATGCTCAGGTTGTCCACAAAGAAACGGGTCAGCCAGTGGCTGCACAGATCTCTGCAGTGTGGACGGAGCCAGGGCAGGAATCCTCCGATGCATTCCAG ctggacTTTGTGGCTGAGCTTCCCCCTCTGTCATTGGTCATCTATTATGTGACCAAGGCCTCCAGTGGCTCCACTCACCGTGCTCAATACACTTTCTACCATCATGGCAACCCGCCGAACAGCCTCTCGAAGCACTTCCAGGTGTCCTACCCAGATGGATCCAAAGTGTATGACCCGCTGTCTCTTAGCAACAAGCACATCCAGATATGGAGCTCCCCAGAAACAGGCCTGCTACAG AAGCTCCGTCTCCACTCCGGAGAGGTCCATGAAATCCAGATCCAGTTTCTGTGGTATGGAACCACAACCAAACAGGATAAGAGTGGAGCCTACCTGTTCCTACCAGGGGAGGAGGGGGCCCAG CTCTACTCATCTTCAGAGCCCCCCCTTGTTCGGGTCTCCAGAGGTCCAGTCTTCTctgacatcacatcctgtttCAAGCATTTCACGCATCGAGTCCGATTGTATCACCTGGACG GGCATGCTGGGAGATATCTGGAGATTTCTAACATGGTGGACATCAGGTCTGAGGTCAACCGTGAGCTCGCCATGCGCCTCATCAGTAATATAGCCAGCGGCAGCAGTTTTTACTCTGACCTCAACGGTTTCCAG ATGCAGCAGCGTCAGACTCTGTCGAAGCTTCCTCTGCAGGCCAACTTCTTCCCGATGACGTCGGCATCGTTCCTGCAGGATTCTGGGTCACGTTTGTCTCTACTGTCTGCTCAGAGTCAGGCAGTCGCATCACTTAGATCAG GTGAGCTGGAGGTGATGTTAGATAGACGACTGAATCAAGATGATAACCGTGGTCTCGGTCAGGGTGTCACTGACAACAAATTGACAGCGAGTTTCTTCCATCTCCTGTTGGAGGACAGGAAGGGCGAGGCTCAG aAAGCGGACGGATCCTCAGTTGAACACCTGTCACTACTCGCCCACCTGACTTCACTCAACCTCTGCCACCCACCAATCACAATGGTCACGGCCAGTGGCAGCAGCCTGCCAGAACTCCACCCCTTTTTGCCACTGGAGTCATCGCTGCCTTGTGACATTCACCTGCTGAACCTGAGGACACTAGAGGACACCCAG aAAGCAGGATATCCATCACAAGAAGCGGCACTCCTGCTCCACAGGAAGGGCTTTGACACCAGTTCTCCTCCTGACCTGCCGCTGACATGTACATGGAGCAAGAAAGAAGAG gTGGATTTTGATCTTCTGGATCTTTTCTCTCCTCTACTCTTCCGTTCAATCCAGCGGTCGGGTTTCACGTTGCTGCGTGATGACGATGAGCCTGAATCCTCCTGGCAACAAAATTTGCCACACATTAGTGTGCTCCGACCAATGGAAATCAGCGCCTTCCGTGTAGAGATTgactaa
- the atp6v1g1 gene encoding V-type proton ATPase subunit G 1 — translation MASQSQGIQQLLQAEKRAAEKVAEARKRKNRRLKQAKEEAQAEIEQYRLQREKEFKTKEAAALGSHGNSAVEVDRDTAERMGRIQASYRGNRDKVLGELLQRVCDIQPEFHANYRVFG, via the exons ATGGCGAGCCAGTCTCAGGGCATTCAACAGCTGCTGCAGGCCGAGAAACGAGCCGCGGAGAAGGTCGCCGAAGCCCGCAAAC GTAAGAACAGGCGTTTGAAGCAGGCGAAGGAAGAAGCTCAGGCTGAGATCGAGCAATATCGActgcagagagagaaggagttCAAGACCAAAGAGGCTGCT GCCCTCGGCTCCCATGGAAATAGCGCGGTCGAGGTGGATCGCGACACAGCTGAGAGAATGGGTCGTATTCAGGCCAGTTACCGTGGAAACCGGGACAAGGTGCTAGGCGAGCTACTACAACGTGTCTGCGACATCCAGCCCGAATTTCATGCTAACTACCGTGTGTTTGGCTAA